A window of Loxodonta africana isolate mLoxAfr1 chromosome 3, mLoxAfr1.hap2, whole genome shotgun sequence genomic DNA:
acacacaatggaatactacacaatggtaaagaacaatgatgaaccttcAAAACATCTCAcggcatggatgaatctggagggcattatgctaagtgaaataaatcagttgcaaaaggacaaatattgtacgagaccactattataagaactcaggaaagggTTTAGACATAGAAAAAAGCAGtacttgatggttacaagggtggggagggaggggtagggtaaatcactaactagatggtagacaagggtcaactttggtgaagggaaggacaacatacaagggaagtaagcacaactggaccaaagcaaaatcaaagaagtttcctagacatatccaaacactttAAGGGAAAGAGTAGCTAGGGCTGGGGcctcaggaccatagtctcaggggacatctaggtcaatttgcataacacagtttatgaagaaaatgttctacgacCCCCTTtgctgagtagcgtctggggtcttaaaagctcacaagcagccagctaagatacatctattggtcccattccactcagagcaaaggagaattaagaaaaccgaagacacaaggaaaatactagcccaaaggacaaaTGGCCAAATGAACCAGTGACTCCAttaacctgagaccagaggaactagatggtgcctggctaccaccaatgaccaccctgacagggaacacaacagagagtcccagacagagcaggtgaaaaatgcagaacagaactcaaattcacataaaaagaccatacttaatggtctgacagagactggaggaacacccaaaactatggcccttgaatactctgttaacccagaactgaaaccattcccaaagcccactcttcaaagattagacatgtttgtctaaaaaacaaacagaaaacatgtgaggagcatgcttcttagttcaatcagatatacgagaccaaatgggcagcttctgcccaaaagcaagatgaaagggcaggaagggacaggagctggtagaATGGATGCAGGGAATCTGAGGcaaaaagggggagtgtgctgtcacattgtggggattgcaaccaatgtcacaaaacaatatgtgtataaatttttgaatgagaaattaacttgagctgtaaactttcacccaaatcacacacacacacacacacacacacacagaaaattgtttccaaaaattaaacaagaaagaaacaggaaatgTCTCCTCTTCCCCCACAGCTCTACAAGGGAAGAGTCCTCCATGCTGTAGAACTGATTCAAGGAATCTTATCAGAATCAGGTGTGGAATTAAGAACATTCAAAAAAGTTTATCCAGAATTGAAAACTGTTCTATTTTCCATTACCAAAATCTGTTGTTGAGAATGAGATTTCCATACATGCAGCACCATCGATGAATAgcaaaaacattatgctcagtgaaagaacCTGGATACAAAAGGGCGACCTGTATAATTTTATTCATGTGAAGCTCTAGGAAAGCCAAATCTAATCTATAGTGACAGCAAGTGGATCCACGTTTGCCTGGGGTCTCAGGGTATGGGTAGGGGATTGACTAGGAAAGGGCAGAGGGAACTTTCTGGAATGATGGAAACATTCTATATCTTGGTAGTATATACATTGCCAAGCCtcatcaaactgtacacttaGAATGAGTGCGTTGTATTTTATGTAGATTACATGTCAATAAAGCTGAttttaagtaattaaaaaaaaaattttagagaaCGGACTCTGTCCTACTAGTCTCCAAGGAAACACTCTAAAAAGGAAATGGGAAAATGAACACTTTCCagcttataaaaacaaaaccaattgtCACTGAGTCcactccaaatcatggtgaccccatgtgtgtcaaacaGTATATATTCTATTGTGTCCAGCTCCATTTGCTCAACAATACATTTGGAAGAGTCATTCATGTGGTTGGGTATAGCTGTAGTTTGGTCATTTTCATTGTTATAAAGCATCCCATTAAACAAATGCCCCACAATTTACTTACCTGCTCTGTTGTGGTTGGACATTTGGGTCATTTTCGGGGTGGAGGTATGAGAAATATTGTTGATAGGATCATTCCACACAAGGCCCTGGTGCATGTGTGCATATGCCTCTGTCAGAAATATCCTGAGGAGTGAAATGGCCAAGGCGTAGGGTACTTATTTCAAATGGATTTTAAAGTTTAAACCCCATGCAATGCCTTGCTAACTTGGTGCAGCTCAACGGCATTGGACATATTACCAAACTTCTCTCTGACTCCTTTCTCTTTCAACAACGGGCATAATAAATACCCCAGTGGTGTAGGATTATCTCGAGGTTTAAGTGAGATATGTAAAAAGTCTAGCCTTAGAgagcaataaataaataggaaACATTTTATTGTTTACTCAGCAAAAACAGGAATTTTAGTGAAGTGGTTGATAGCGTAGGTTCTGAAGCAAGACTGCTTGGTTTCAAATCTTACCTGGTAGCTCTGTGATCTTATCTCTCTGTAACATTGCGTTGAAAGTATTTGTGATGAGAATTAGATGAGATAATCTACACAGAGGAATTATCACTAGCTTGAGTTAAGTGTGCCATAAATACGAGCTATCcttgttattttatttgttaAGCGCTCAGTGCCAAGACCTGGGCTAGGGCTGGGGATTCATAAATGTATAAGACACGGCCATTCCCTTGGGACACTTACAGCCCTCATTATACATGGTTAAGTAGGTCCATTGTGAATTGGTCTAATCTTCCAGGAAACTGGATCTAGAAGAATATTATATGAGGCTTTCTCATCCAGTTTTCTCCAACTGGCCCCCAAACCTGAAAAAACGTCATTATGTTTAAAACAATCCAAtggacttttgtttttaattgcaaACAGCTTCTAAGCTCTCTTCCAGTATTAAAATTTGAAGGTGCTATTTgagacatggagtccctgggtagcgaaAACAATTAAACAATCAACTACTagacagaaggttggcagttggaacccacccagaggcagcttggaagacGGGCCTGatgaactgcttctgaaaggtcacggccttgaaaaccctatggatcagtttgagaacagactcgaaggcaactaacagcaataaccATAACAGCTGAGAAATAGTGTCAAAACCATGTACTGACCCACGCCCTGGGTTCCCACAATTCCTTTTATGGTTGTTGAGTCACCGCCTTTCACTGTGTACTTTCAGTTTCCTGTTAACTGATTTCTTTGCTGAGCTGGCTCTTTTGTGTCTATTTTTAGTCATCTGAGCTCAGAAGAAAATCTGGAAAGCCCTGGGACATTGGAAGAGTAAGATAAAAGCCCAAATTTCCAGTGAAAGAGAAAAGTGACAGAAAACCACTGCAGCTAAACtcagaagaaagggaaagaaggaaagcacACTTAGGACTTTCTCATTAAGGCAGCTTGGTTTCCAGCTCTAAAGAATCTCTTATCCAGGTAAGGCTGGGCAGGGTGGGGAGAAATTTGTAAAGGTCAGTTAGATTTCTCTAAAACGATGGCCCCCAAAATGTGCTGCAGCTGAGCTGGATGTGGAACACCAGGCAGGTGGCATGTCTGTTAAGTGTCCACTGCCGTGCTTTCTGTTGTATTAGCCACGGGCAGAGATATGGCCTACACTGAGATTCGTGAATGTTTCAAGACTGTCATTTCTTTCTAGACACCTTTGTAAATTGCCTCTGTTTCTGACAGAACCTACTCAGTAAAGCTCAGGTTCCATCTCTCCCTTTATTACCAAATTTTATAGCTCTAGGTAAACAGAAGTTAGGCCACTTGGGATCTGCAAAAAAGAGGCAACATTATATAATAATTTGAAAAGTTATTGTGATTTGAGAGCTTATAAAACCTTTAAGCAGTTGCTTTTTTTGAGTCAGTAATTGATTGATTCCCATTTAATGGTGGTTTGCCTCATGCTATAAAATCAAATAGGCCATTACATTTCCAGCAGTCCCTGTGGGCCATTGTTGAAATAGGAAATGGGTCTTgataactctaaaaaaaaaaaaaaaaaagcctcttgcCATCTTCCAGTGAATAGATAAGAAGCCCAGTTGGGGCAGCACTGGCATTCTTTTGCATATAAGCCCTCAAGTGAAAGCATGTCAGGTAGTTATTGAGTTTTTACTGACAGTAAAAATCAACTTTCTATTGGAAGCAACTTGCTCTTTTTCCATAGGATAAACACTGGGGTGCTTGTAGTCTGTATTTGTTTGTATCTCAAAGAGCTAACGAATGTTATATCATGATCGCTTCAGGTTAAAATGGGTTGAGACACAAGATAAAAACACAAAGACAATGCGTAACTAACAGAAGTCTTTTCACTCCTTTCTAAATCAATAAAACGatcaaaaatttcaaattatctttacaggagaaggtcttttctccctcagagccactggtaggtttcaaccaccaaccgtTTAGTTACCAGCCAGTGGAGTCCGCGAAGAGGAGGGAGGATGATGGGGTGGCGGTGGCGGCCGAGAGGTgggggcaagaaagaaagaaagaaacagaaagaaggaatggggccgggcgggggtgggggggtggtgttGGGAGGAAAAAATCCACCGCCTCCCGGTCGCCGTGCCCGGTCGACCCCGGTTCCGCGGCCGTAGGGCCTTCGGCTCCGAGCCCGGCGGGATGTGTGGGCCCAAGGATCTTTTCCAttaatttaggtctttaattcttttctgtaatgctttcgggtgtaggtttttcataaatgctttTAACATGTTGAGAAATTCTTCTTCTATTCTTAGTTTTCTGAGTGCTGTTATCatgaaagggtattggattttgtcaaatgcattttctgcatcaattttcATGATCCGCTCTTCTCTTTGTTCTAGTAATGTGGTGTATTAGGATGATTTGGGTGTGTTCAAACACCATTGCTTTCCTACAATAAATCCAATTTGGCCATGGCGTACACTTCTTTTATATGactttggatttggtttgctagtattttgttgagaatttttcatctatatttttaagggatattggtctgtaattttcttctcttgtggtgtctttatctggcttttgGTTTCAGGGTTCTCCCAGCCTGGTGGAATGCATTAGAAAGTGTTTCCTACTCTGGAAGGGTTTCGGAAGGattggtttgaattttttttaaatgtttagtaGATTTCACCAGCGAAGTCATCTGGTCCTggccttttctttgttgggacgtgtttgattactgattcaatctctttacttattgtaggtctgttgagattttctatttcttcttgagccaTTTTGGAtaatttgtgtgtttctaggGATTTGTCCATTTCATGAGGATTATCTCATTTGTTGGTGTACAGCGGTCCTAGAATTCTCTAACAATCATATTTATTTCTTAAGTTGGTAATAATGTCCCcactttcatttctaattttagttatttgcatcttctctcttctttgttagtctagctaaagatttgtcaattttatttatcttttcaaagaaccaaattttggtttcattgagtctattatttttctattctctatctatgctttaatatttcttatttccttccttctgctagcTTTGGGCTTAGTTTCCTACTCTTTTTCTCGTTTCTCAATGTGTAAACTCTGATTACTGATTTGtgatcttctttttttaatgtaggtgttTATAGCTATAGACTCCTTGTTGCATACTTGTTGCACTACCCGTGTATTTTTATATGTCCTGCTTTCATTTTCGTTCTTATCTCAGTATTTTCCAacttcccttgtgatttcttctttgacctgttggtttgttgttgtttaagaGTATCCTTAATAttcacatatttgtgaattttccagtttctcttctgtaatTGAGTTCAAAGTTCATTCCATTGTGATCAGAAAAATTCTTtctatgatttcaatctttttaaattgatGATGCCTTGATTTGTTGCTAACATATGGGCTGTCCTAGAGAATGATCCATATGCACTGGAGAAAAAGGTCTACTATGCTATTGTTGAAtgtagtgttctatatatgtctgttaggtctggTTGGTCTCTAGTGTTTTTCAAATCCTCCACATCCTTATTGACCTTtattctagatgttctgtccattagcaaaagtggtgtattgaagtttcCAGCTATTATGGTGGAACCGtcatctatttctcccttcaattctgccactgctttcttcatatatttggGGGCTCTAGTATTAGGTAAACATATATTTATaactgttatatcttcttgatgaattgacccttctATCAATACATAATACTTCTTGTTGTCTCTTGGAAAAGTTTTTGACTTAAAGTCATTTTGTCTTATAGCCAcccagctttcttttggttactatttacacagaatttttttttttcatcctttcactttcagctTATCTGTGTCTCATACCTAAAATGAGCCTCTTATAAAAAAAGATAGTgtataattggattatttgttttttaatcatttttgctAATtgctgccttttgattggagagtttaatccatttacatttaaagtaataaTAAGAAAGTTTTTGCCATTTAGCTATTTGTTTTCTGTGGGTCATATAccttttctgttcttgatttctttCATTACCTCCTTTTGTAGACATTTGATTTTTGCAAGGCActattttgattcccttctcatttctgtctatgtatatatttgaGATAATTTATTTTTGGTTACCATGGAGATTACATTTAACATCCTAAATTTATAACAATCTAATTTGAAATGATACACACTTTACATCAATATAATATGAAACCTCACCCAGGTGTGCCACAAGGAGTTTTAAAACTGGAACAGGGAACAAAATTcaagaacagaaaacaaaaattttgtcCATATTGTAATGTTTTAGCTCAGCTAACTGTCTAGAAACTGTATTCCATTCCATCTCTTgccttgaagacaaaggtaaCACCGTGGACGTGGCCTCAGAGATCCACATGCCAGGCCCAGTGTGCCTCATTGAGAACATTAATGGGAAACTGACGGCTGATCAGGAAGCTTTGAAGATCCTGTCTGCAGTTATGCAGCCCGTTGTGGTGGTGGCTATTGTGGGCCTCTACCGCACAGGTAAATCCTACCTGATGAACAAGCTGGCTGGGAAGAAAAAAGGTAAGTGGCACCACCAAATCTCTTCCTAGTACTTTCTGATCACTTACGCTACCCAACGTTGAATACTGGGATGTAAGGGAGAAAGTTTAGAGGTGGAATGAATATTGAAAGCTAACTTTAGGTCCACAGTTGAAATTTTTATCTTCACTCTGTTTGGGAGGATGAGTCAGCTCATTCTTGCTTCATGCATTGCTTTTGTTTCCCCTTTTTAACAATATAAATATACCTTTCCTGGATAGAATAaagcagtaataaaaaaaattaatgtacatGAAAATGAACTCTAAGGTATTTGCTAACATTTTCATGTAGTAACAGGAAGCTTGCACTGATCTTTAAGGTAATGTGTTTCAACCTGTATTGAGTATCCTAATTTCACTATTCTCTGCAATTAAGATCAATATTGGTTGTGGTTTCAGTTGTATCTTCTAACCTTCACTACATTAAGTTTTATGTCAATATCCAGAACCACCTTCTATTAAAACTCCATTCCAAAATACCTCATTTCCCCTTTGCAGGCTTCTCCCTGGGCTCCACAGTGCAGTCTCACACCAAGGGAATTTGGATGTGGTGTGTGCCTCATCCCAGTATGCCAAACCACACCCTAGTTCTGCTTGACACTGAGGGCCTGGGAGATGTAGAGAAGGTAAACACAAATCTTTTAAATTCCACATATGGCAGGTATGTAGCCCTCCCTGCACTATCACTCCCCGAATGTTGATTTATGGTTTCAGTTGATCATATCAATATATTATTCTTTTCCTTTACTTGGTAGCAGTGAAAGTTTGACCTAGGATCTAATTCATTAGCCAACTAAAGCCAGCTATGTGTGAGAAAAGTAAACATAACCTCTCAGCATAAAGTACTCCTTTGGGAGTCAGTGCATGCCATGTACCCTGAACCCCACAGCACAAATATGAGGAGAGGATAATAAGGTCAATTAATTAGGTTATCCCGTCCATaaactaatgactaatgacattttTAGCCATGTGTCTTTCACATATATCATAGCAAAATGTTTTGTTGAGCCTGCTGAAAGCACCACTAAACCTGATTAGACATTTTATAAACATGCCTGACGTTTCACCACGGGGACACAGAGAAATGGTAAGAGCAGTTTTATCCATAGCAGAACTATTAGTAAGAAAACAAGTCAAAGTGTAAGTTCTGATGACAACATCTTAGTTTATGAAGGAAGATACATTATGACTCTTACAAGTCTTGGGCTAAAAAAATATCGCTCAAATAGCATGTTTTAACAATTGTCTAAAAAGTTCTTTACTATGATGTGTCATTGGAATGGAATAGGGTGACATCGAAATTCAGGAGACATGTTTTAATAGTAGCTGATGATAATAGCCACCACTTTTAAGTACTTATGTTCTTAACACACCGGTATGCCTTTAtatacaatgttgttgttaggtgccatcgagtcggtcccgactcatagcgaccctatgcacaacagaacgaaacactgcccggtcctgagccatccttacaatcgttgttatgcttgagctcattgttgtagctactgtgtcaatccacctcattgagggtcctcctcttttccgctgaccctctactctgccaagcatgatgtcctcctccagggactgatccctcctgacaacatatccaaagtatgtaagacacagtctcaccatccttgcctctaaggagcattcttgctgtacttcttctaagacagatttattcattctttcggcagtccatggtatattcagtattcttcaaaaacaccacaattcaaaggcgtcaactcttcttcggtcttccttattcattgttcatttaaataatgtattgtatataattcatttaattcaagctggacaatgaattataTACAATAAGAATTATATACAATACATTATTTAAATTTCTCAATACTGTAAATTGAATGTTAAGAACTCATTGTACAGatggaaaataaataatacataggGGAATGATTTACCTAAGTTTTCACATGTAATGTGAGGAATAGCTGGAGTTCAAACTTGGTCTATCTAAATTGAAAGAACATGCTCTTAGCCACTCTTCTATGTGGTCTCTGCACTGACTTCTAGGGAGACAACCAAAATGACTCCTGGATCTTTGCTTTGGCGATACTACTGAGCAGCACCGTTGTGTACAATAGCATGGGAACCATCAACCAGCAGGCCATGGACCAGCTGCAGTATCCTTTTTGTGCTCCTGAATAGCACTAAATCTAGAAAGGAGTGGCTTCATTTTTTCACCAGCTATAGAGGTGGACAACTACAGAATTCATAAGTTCTTTCCATAATGAATCACATTATTCTCAACATTCCAGTATACCTCAATCACCCTAAGAAATCCAAACCTACCTGGTCACACATTATCCTCATCTATACAACAGTCTGTACATCCCCTGTATGATTTAATCTCCCCTCTAACTCCAAACACTCAAAGTCCTCTAGAACTTATGTTCTCAGTTCAACAAAATCACTATATCCTTATCATTTTCTC
This region includes:
- the LOC135230755 gene encoding guanylate-binding protein 1-like; translated protein: MPGPVCLIENINGKLTADQEALKILSAVMQPVVVVAIVGLYRTGKSYLMNKLAGKKKGFSLGSTVQSHTKGIWMWCVPHPSMPNHTLVLLDTEGLGDVEKGDNQNDSWIFALAILLSSTVVYNSMGTINQQAMDQLHYVTELTD